One stretch of Priestia megaterium DNA includes these proteins:
- a CDS encoding glycosyltransferase: protein MKTIFAISSKYYMNRGEVWTTTSYNNDMWREYLQNFSEIHVLAPIIEVDQLPKGCKLATMSNVKFVDSSALHKKELSGITRLFRTVKKIVRSVDCGILHSPCFEAELAYRALKKYKKPYIVENRGEQSMHAGFLKAKHLPFPKTIASVFKKMHLNHLEKSYGCIYVSETLRERYYPKNTIQSAVISDLRLPDHFIKEAREWGTSPHVFKIINVGNLSPYKDQATLLRAIKVLKEKGINNIELHLVGKGPLREELQRQAEQMNIRDNVIFHGFVPWGEELFSLYDKSDLFVLSSLTEGMPRVVLESLARGLPVVSTEVSGSIEVLPEQCIVPVGDYKELANTISKLVNSPDTLTKLSEEGIKMMQSFTETRLLKRKVKFFSEFRELVGGN from the coding sequence ATGAAGACAATTTTTGCAATAAGCTCAAAATACTACATGAATAGAGGGGAAGTTTGGACAACAACTTCATATAACAATGACATGTGGAGAGAATATTTGCAAAACTTTTCTGAAATTCACGTACTAGCTCCAATTATAGAAGTAGATCAGTTACCTAAAGGTTGTAAATTAGCGACTATGTCCAATGTAAAGTTTGTAGATTCTTCGGCTTTACATAAAAAAGAATTATCTGGAATTACAAGGTTGTTTAGGACTGTGAAAAAAATTGTTAGGAGTGTGGACTGTGGAATTTTGCATAGTCCATGTTTTGAAGCTGAGCTAGCATATCGTGCTTTGAAAAAATATAAAAAGCCATATATTGTAGAAAATCGTGGAGAACAATCTATGCATGCGGGATTTTTGAAAGCTAAACATCTTCCTTTCCCTAAAACCATAGCCAGTGTATTTAAAAAGATGCATTTAAATCACTTAGAAAAAAGTTATGGATGTATTTATGTTTCTGAAACTCTTCGCGAACGCTATTATCCTAAAAATACTATTCAATCAGCAGTAATTAGTGATTTAAGACTTCCAGACCACTTTATAAAGGAAGCTAGGGAATGGGGAACTTCACCTCATGTATTTAAAATAATTAACGTTGGAAACCTCAGCCCTTATAAAGACCAAGCAACTTTATTGAGGGCTATAAAAGTATTGAAGGAAAAAGGAATAAATAACATTGAGTTACACTTAGTAGGTAAAGGACCATTAAGAGAAGAATTACAAAGACAAGCCGAGCAAATGAATATTAGAGATAATGTCATTTTCCATGGTTTTGTTCCTTGGGGTGAAGAGCTGTTTTCTTTGTATGATAAAAGTGATTTATTTGTTTTATCTTCATTAACTGAGGGAATGCCGCGCGTAGTACTAGAATCACTTGCAAGGGGATTGCCAGTTGTATCTACTGAAGTCTCAGGCTCAATAGAAGTATTACCTGAACAATGTATTGTACCAGTAGGAGACTATAAAGAGTTAGCAAATACAATTTCAAAACTAGTTAATTCACCTGATACACTGACCAAACTTTCTGAAGAAGGGATTAAAATGATGCAAAGTTTTACAGAAACTAGACTTCTAAAAAGGAAAGTAAAATTCTTTTCTGAATTTAGAGAATTAGTAGGAGGTAATTAA
- a CDS encoding glycosyltransferase family 2 protein produces the protein MSNPFISVVIPSYNPGKLLSEAIKSIHMQTYRNYEIIIIDDGSTDGTREWLENNADNLKVKYVFQSNAGAAAARNKGVDLAKGDYIAFLDADDIWLPTKLELQVKSLNKGKDEYLLSFTNGFVVKGEETLQIIMDNLEDKDKPTELFDLYAKPPVKVDFNWNFKIHSIPTSSILVSKSLFQDVGGFPHLIQGEDFVLLQLILSKTNAVCLHQPLMGYRSHSNNTSSSLKKSNFRQRMSKISNKDKARIELYNLLLKSTNVPPVLKNYRYSPVIVRFLKLLFWRFSYGTNKGKIKKDFIRYVTGKGV, from the coding sequence GTGTCTAATCCTTTTATTAGTGTGGTTATTCCAAGTTATAACCCAGGTAAGTTGCTGAGTGAAGCTATAAAAAGTATACACATGCAAACTTATAGGAATTACGAAATAATCATTATAGATGATGGGTCAACGGATGGAACAAGAGAATGGTTAGAAAATAATGCAGATAATCTTAAAGTTAAATATGTGTTTCAAAGTAATGCTGGAGCAGCTGCAGCCAGAAATAAGGGCGTAGATCTAGCAAAAGGAGATTATATAGCATTTTTGGATGCTGACGACATCTGGTTACCTACAAAGTTAGAATTACAGGTTAAATCTTTAAATAAAGGTAAAGATGAGTATTTGTTATCCTTTACAAACGGATTTGTGGTAAAAGGAGAAGAAACTTTACAAATAATAATGGATAATTTAGAAGATAAAGATAAGCCGACAGAGTTATTTGATTTGTATGCAAAACCACCTGTAAAGGTGGATTTTAACTGGAATTTCAAGATTCATTCTATACCTACCAGCAGCATATTAGTGTCTAAATCTTTGTTCCAAGATGTAGGTGGGTTTCCACATCTCATTCAGGGAGAGGACTTTGTACTTTTGCAATTAATATTAAGTAAAACGAATGCTGTTTGCTTACACCAACCATTGATGGGATATAGATCCCATAGTAATAATACTAGTTCATCTTTAAAGAAAAGTAACTTTAGGCAAAGAATGAGTAAAATTTCAAATAAAGATAAAGCAAGAATAGAGTTATATAATCTATTATTAAAATCTACAAATGTACCACCAGTCCTTAAAAATTACAGATATTCACCGGTTATTGTAAGGTTTCTGAAGCTGCTTTTTTGGAGGTTTTCTTACGGAACCAACAAAGGCAAAATAAAGAAGGATTTTATTAGATATGTAACTGGAAAGGGAGTTTGA
- a CDS encoding acyltransferase: MISPGSYFFNLENISLGDNISIHPLCYIDGYGGLIIGDDVSIAHNCSLITFEHDYLSGGTIRDNPVNRNRIILGTNIWVGCGVRILSGSCIGNNTVIGAGAVVKGELEKNSLYAGVPVKKIKQVP; this comes from the coding sequence ATGATTTCACCAGGTTCTTACTTTTTTAATTTAGAAAATATATCATTAGGAGACAATATAAGTATTCATCCTTTATGTTACATTGACGGATACGGCGGTTTAATAATAGGTGATGATGTATCAATTGCTCATAATTGCTCATTAATCACTTTTGAACATGACTACCTATCAGGAGGTACTATTAGAGATAATCCAGTAAATAGGAATAGAATTATTCTAGGTACTAACATTTGGGTAGGATGTGGCGTGAGGATTCTTTCTGGATCTTGTATAGGTAATAATACTGTGATAGGAGCAGGAGCAGTAGTGAAAGGTGAATTGGAAAAAAATAGTCTATATGCTGGGGTACCTGTGAAAAAGATTAAACAGGTCCCTTAG
- a CDS encoding glycosyltransferase family 4 protein: MIKVAHVCTSAVSHKILVDKLDLLMEKGYEIYLISSNEGLNKEYIKHSKIKFRYIDMNRKINPIDDIKSITHLSRLFRKEKFDVVHTHTAKAGILGRMAASIAKIPLIIHTSHGLPFYEGQPRLKYKLYSSYERLGAKFSHALASQNEEDISKIKGYASNKPVFYEGNGIDINKLDAINKDINDSILDEYRNKYNIDIDTKVIFMGARFEPIKDHEMLIKALSFFKKNTKQKFVCLLAGEGPLRRYIEEKINAYNLKDEVKIIGFQKNVYPLIKMSDIICLTSKKEGIPRIIMESMSFCKPVVATNVLGTKELVSDNSSGILVEYGDSKGMAEAIERVFKNDTLAKEFGLQGRNIITNKFTEQIVVNRIDKIYKEMLRKN; encoded by the coding sequence TTGATTAAAGTTGCACATGTTTGTACCTCAGCTGTGAGTCATAAAATTTTAGTTGATAAATTAGATTTATTGATGGAAAAAGGGTATGAAATTTATTTGATTTCTTCTAATGAAGGATTGAATAAAGAATACATAAAACATAGTAAGATAAAATTTAGGTACATAGATATGAACCGAAAAATCAATCCAATAGATGATATTAAATCAATTACTCACTTATCTAGATTATTTAGAAAAGAAAAATTTGATGTAGTCCATACCCATACAGCTAAAGCAGGAATTCTAGGAAGGATGGCAGCATCTATAGCTAAAATCCCCTTAATTATTCATACAAGCCATGGTCTACCTTTTTATGAAGGTCAACCTAGGCTCAAATATAAATTATATAGTTCTTATGAAAGATTAGGAGCGAAATTCTCTCATGCTCTTGCGTCACAAAACGAAGAGGATATTAGTAAGATAAAAGGGTATGCGTCAAATAAACCAGTATTTTATGAAGGTAATGGTATAGATATAAATAAGCTTGATGCTATAAATAAAGATATTAATGATTCTATTCTTGATGAATATAGAAATAAATATAATATTGATATAGATACTAAGGTAATATTTATGGGGGCGAGGTTTGAACCAATAAAAGACCATGAGATGTTAATAAAAGCCTTAAGTTTTTTTAAAAAAAATACCAAACAGAAGTTTGTATGTTTACTAGCTGGTGAAGGACCTCTAAGAAGATATATAGAGGAAAAAATTAATGCTTATAATCTAAAAGATGAGGTCAAAATAATTGGCTTTCAAAAAAATGTGTATCCATTAATTAAAATGTCGGATATTATTTGTCTAACATCCAAGAAGGAAGGTATACCGAGAATAATTATGGAATCTATGAGTTTCTGTAAACCGGTTGTAGCTACTAATGTACTTGGGACTAAAGAATTGGTAAGTGATAATAGTAGTGGAATATTAGTTGAATATGGGGACTCAAAAGGGATGGCCGAAGCAATTGAAAGGGTCTTTAAAAATGACACATTAGCAAAAGAATTTGGTTTGCAAGGAAGGAACATTATTACTAATAAGTTTACCGAGCAAATAGTAGTAAACAGGATAGACAAAATCTATAAAGAAATGCTAAGGAAAAACTAA
- a CDS encoding sugar transferase, which yields MKRFFDFFISLLMILALSPIILIVAVLIKIKLGSPIIFKQERPGINAKPFYVYKFRSMNDKRDNRGILLPDHLRITQFGNLLRKLSLDELPQLFNVLKGDISLVGPRPLLMEYIELYTVYQARRHEVKPGITGWAQVNGRNSISWEEKFELDVWYVDNHSFWLDIKILILTVVKVFKREGINQTNRVTIDKFTGTKQNNTF from the coding sequence TTGAAACGCTTCTTTGACTTCTTTATTTCATTATTAATGATTTTAGCACTGTCACCAATTATTTTAATTGTGGCAGTTCTTATAAAAATTAAATTAGGATCACCTATTATTTTTAAGCAGGAAAGACCTGGAATAAATGCTAAACCCTTCTATGTATATAAGTTTCGTTCAATGAACGATAAAAGAGATAATAGAGGAATACTATTGCCTGACCATCTAAGAATCACACAGTTTGGTAATCTATTAAGGAAATTAAGTCTGGATGAACTTCCGCAGTTATTTAATGTCTTAAAAGGAGATATTAGTTTAGTAGGACCTAGACCTTTACTAATGGAGTATATAGAACTTTATACTGTTTATCAAGCTAGAAGACATGAGGTTAAACCTGGTATAACAGGATGGGCGCAAGTAAATGGTCGTAACTCTATATCATGGGAAGAAAAGTTCGAGTTAGATGTCTGGTACGTTGATAACCATTCATTTTGGCTAGATATAAAGATATTAATCTTAACGGTAGTTAAAGTTTTTAAAAGGGAAGGTATAAATCAAACAAATCGTGTGACAATAGATAAGTTCACAGGTACAAAACAAAATAATACTTTTTGA
- a CDS encoding UDP-glucose dehydrogenase family protein has product MYKIAVAGTGYVGLVAGVCFAEMGHQVTCVDIDQNKVKLMKSGVSPIYEADLQDLMIKNYELRNLNYTIDYQSAYKDADAIFIGVGTPEQPDGSANLSYIATVARQIAESVEKDCLVVVKSTVPVGTNDKVEQFIQDFLINDVRVEVASNPEFLAQGSAVHDTLHAERVIIGTESDWAEKLLQDIYKPFNLPIVSVNRRSAEMIKYASNDFLALKISYMNDIANLCELVGADIQDVAKGMSFDERIGSKFLNAGIGFGGSCFPKDTKALDYLAKQNSYELKTVQAAINVNKEQKTILYKKASRRLITFNGLKVAVLGLTFKPGTDDLREAASLENIPLLLEQGADIYAFDPIGADNFAKVHPEGRHGRGSMTYVSNVEEAIKDANVCFIFTEWGEVKEVTPSMYKKLMRTPLVYDGRNIYSVDEMEQSGVEYHSIGRKTVERQNVKETNKRELQSTRH; this is encoded by the coding sequence ATGTATAAGATAGCTGTGGCAGGAACAGGTTACGTTGGCTTAGTAGCAGGCGTATGTTTTGCTGAAATGGGCCATCAAGTAACTTGTGTAGATATTGATCAAAACAAGGTGAAATTAATGAAGTCTGGTGTTTCACCAATCTATGAAGCAGACTTACAAGATTTGATGATAAAGAATTATGAATTGCGAAATCTTAATTACACAATAGATTATCAATCTGCTTATAAAGATGCAGATGCTATCTTTATTGGTGTAGGAACTCCAGAACAACCAGACGGATCAGCTAACCTTTCTTATATTGCAACTGTTGCACGACAAATTGCTGAATCGGTGGAGAAAGATTGCTTAGTCGTGGTGAAATCCACAGTTCCAGTTGGTACAAATGATAAAGTAGAGCAATTTATCCAAGACTTTTTAATTAATGATGTGAGAGTAGAAGTTGCATCAAACCCAGAATTTCTGGCTCAAGGTTCTGCAGTGCATGATACATTACATGCAGAACGAGTTATTATTGGAACGGAAAGTGACTGGGCAGAGAAGCTTTTACAAGATATCTATAAACCATTTAACCTTCCAATTGTCTCAGTAAACAGAAGATCTGCTGAGATGATTAAGTATGCCTCAAATGACTTCTTGGCATTAAAGATTTCGTACATGAATGATATTGCGAACCTGTGTGAATTAGTGGGAGCAGATATTCAAGACGTTGCAAAAGGAATGAGTTTCGACGAACGTATTGGTAGTAAGTTTTTAAATGCGGGTATTGGATTTGGTGGATCATGCTTCCCTAAAGATACAAAAGCATTAGATTACCTTGCAAAGCAAAATAGTTACGAGCTAAAAACAGTACAAGCTGCTATTAATGTAAATAAAGAGCAAAAAACAATTCTTTATAAAAAAGCAAGCCGTCGACTTATTACATTTAATGGTCTAAAAGTTGCTGTATTAGGTTTAACATTCAAACCGGGAACGGACGATTTGCGCGAAGCTGCTTCTCTTGAAAATATACCTTTATTATTAGAACAAGGTGCAGATATTTATGCGTTTGATCCCATTGGAGCAGACAACTTTGCGAAGGTACATCCCGAAGGTCGCCATGGAAGAGGAAGTATGACTTACGTGTCCAATGTTGAAGAAGCAATTAAAGATGCCAATGTTTGCTTTATCTTTACAGAGTGGGGGGAAGTAAAAGAAGTTACGCCAAGCATGTATAAAAAGCTAATGAGAACCCCATTAGTTTACGATGGAAGAAACATCTATAGTGTAGATGAAATGGAGCAATCAGGAGTAGAATACCATTCTATTGGAAGAAAAACAGTAGAAAGACAAAACGTGAAGGAGACGAATAAACGTGAGCTACAATCAACTAGACACTAA
- a CDS encoding GDP-mannose 4,6-dehydratase has protein sequence MSYNQLDTNKTYLITGAAGFIGYFLSKKLLEDGCRVVGIDNVNDYYDVKLKYTRLAQLEQYEKFTFLKVDISDKVALTKVFKEYTPNIVVNLAAQAGVRYSIENPDVYMQSNVIGFYNILESCRHYPVDHLVYASSSSVYGANKKVPFEESDFVDHPVSLYAATKKSNELMAHTYSHLYNVPATGLRFFTVYGPMGRPDMAYFGFANKYFANEPIKIFNNGDFERDLYRDFTYIDDIVEGIERLLPNPSVRENNAPHKVFNIGNNNPEKLMVFIETLEKCLSKALGREVLFEKIFEPIKPGDVPATYASTELLQNAVGFKPETSIEEGLQKFSNWYVDYYNMK, from the coding sequence GTGAGCTACAATCAACTAGACACTAATAAAACATACCTTATTACAGGTGCTGCAGGGTTTATTGGTTACTTTTTATCTAAGAAATTATTAGAGGATGGCTGTAGAGTTGTAGGAATTGATAACGTTAATGATTACTATGATGTCAAACTAAAATATACTCGCTTAGCACAGTTAGAGCAATATGAGAAATTTACATTTTTAAAAGTAGATATTTCCGATAAGGTAGCTCTTACGAAAGTATTTAAAGAGTATACACCAAACATTGTAGTAAACTTAGCTGCACAAGCAGGTGTACGTTATTCAATTGAGAATCCTGATGTATATATGCAAAGTAATGTTATTGGTTTCTACAATATTCTTGAGTCTTGCAGGCACTATCCGGTAGATCATTTAGTCTATGCTTCTTCAAGCTCTGTTTACGGTGCTAACAAGAAGGTTCCATTTGAAGAAAGTGATTTCGTTGATCATCCAGTATCACTTTATGCAGCAACTAAGAAATCTAATGAATTAATGGCTCATACTTATAGCCACTTATATAACGTTCCAGCTACAGGACTTCGATTCTTTACAGTATACGGACCAATGGGACGACCAGACATGGCTTACTTTGGCTTTGCGAATAAGTATTTTGCAAATGAGCCAATTAAGATATTCAACAACGGTGATTTTGAGAGAGACTTATATAGAGATTTCACCTATATTGATGATATTGTAGAAGGAATTGAACGTTTACTTCCTAATCCTTCAGTTAGAGAAAATAATGCCCCTCATAAAGTGTTTAATATCGGAAACAATAATCCAGAGAAACTAATGGTTTTTATTGAAACTTTGGAAAAATGTTTAAGTAAAGCTCTAGGCAGAGAGGTATTATTTGAGAAAATATTTGAGCCTATTAAGCCAGGGGATGTCCCAGCTACATATGCATCGACAGAGTTGCTGCAAAATGCTGTTGGATTCAAGCCGGAGACTTCAATAGAAGAAGGGTTACAAAAATTTTCAAATTGGTATGTGGATTATTATAATATGAAATAG
- a CDS encoding YveK family protein has product MEESIDLKQLFGVIKKRFWLIALLTIIAATISGVVSFFVLTPVYEANTQILVNQAKSKEQFYNSSELQTNVQLIQTYNDIIKSPAILGEVTKQLNLDMTPKQLSNQIQVTNSQDSQVAHIVVQDTNARLAVKIANTTAAVFKKEVPKIMSIDNVSILAKAQLDEALSPIKPQPFLNIAIAVVVGLMAGVGLAFLLEYLDNTIKNEQDVERILQLSVIGVISVIKEEELKDFSSSSYASPVRGESRGA; this is encoded by the coding sequence ATGGAAGAATCTATTGATTTAAAACAATTATTCGGGGTTATAAAGAAGAGATTCTGGCTAATAGCTTTGCTTACAATCATAGCAGCAACAATCAGCGGTGTTGTCAGTTTTTTTGTCTTAACACCCGTATATGAAGCTAATACCCAGATCCTAGTTAATCAAGCAAAATCAAAAGAGCAGTTTTACAATTCATCTGAATTGCAAACAAATGTTCAGTTAATTCAAACGTACAATGATATTATTAAAAGTCCAGCGATTTTAGGAGAAGTAACAAAGCAATTAAACTTAGATATGACTCCTAAACAGTTAAGCAATCAAATTCAAGTGACTAATTCACAAGACTCTCAGGTTGCTCATATTGTAGTACAAGATACAAATGCTAGACTAGCAGTGAAAATTGCAAACACAACGGCGGCTGTATTTAAAAAAGAAGTCCCTAAAATTATGAGTATTGATAATGTAAGCATTTTAGCTAAAGCGCAGCTTGATGAGGCTTTAAGTCCAATTAAACCGCAGCCGTTTTTAAATATTGCAATAGCGGTAGTTGTTGGGTTAATGGCTGGCGTAGGTTTAGCTTTCTTACTAGAATACTTAGACAATACGATTAAAAATGAACAAGATGTTGAACGTATTTTACAACTATCTGTTATCGGAGTTATTTCTGTTATTAAAGAAGAAGAACTTAAGGATTTTTCTTCCTCTAGTTATGCATCACCAGTAAGGGGGGAATCGCGTGGTGCTTAA
- a CDS encoding CpsD/CapB family tyrosine-protein kinase: MHMRSLISHQKPKSPITEQYRTVRTNIQFSNVDRDIQSIMVTSSFQEEGKSTTAANLAVVFAQQKKKVLLVDADLRKPSVQYTFQLQNHTGLTNVLTRQTVLHSAVQATGIDSLDVLTSGPIPPNPTELLGSQAMKELLEEMYKQYDIVIIDTPPVLPVADAHILANQCHGLVLVIKSGHVEKDSALKAKDILESAKGKLLGVIINQKQQPDDEQYYYYGTK; the protein is encoded by the coding sequence ATGCATATGCGCAGCTTAATCTCACATCAAAAACCAAAATCTCCTATCACAGAGCAGTATCGAACGGTGCGTACCAACATTCAGTTTTCGAATGTAGATCGTGATATACAGTCCATTATGGTTACCTCTTCATTTCAAGAAGAAGGGAAATCAACAACTGCAGCAAATTTAGCTGTTGTTTTTGCTCAGCAAAAGAAAAAAGTGTTGCTGGTGGATGCAGATTTACGTAAGCCTAGCGTGCAGTATACGTTTCAATTGCAAAATCATACAGGTTTAACCAATGTATTAACGAGGCAAACGGTGCTTCATTCCGCTGTTCAAGCTACGGGAATAGATTCGCTGGACGTGCTAACAAGCGGTCCTATTCCTCCGAATCCGACAGAGTTGCTTGGTTCACAGGCGATGAAAGAGTTATTGGAAGAGATGTACAAACAATATGACATCGTTATCATTGATACACCACCTGTGTTGCCAGTGGCTGATGCTCATATTTTGGCCAATCAATGTCATGGGCTTGTATTGGTTATAAAAAGCGGACATGTAGAAAAAGACTCTGCCCTAAAAGCGAAAGATATATTAGAAAGCGCAAAAGGCAAGCTTCTTGGAGTCATAATTAACCAAAAGCAGCAGCCAGATGATGAACAATATTATTATTATGGTACAAAATAG
- a CDS encoding VanZ family protein → MFKRNVINALFLGSILFIIGLTMFPEASLGIGVDQGGINLVPFYTIGDLLLHRSFGDFIINNMGNIILFVPFGILLPFKFNSVSSFSKACLIGMVFSLLIEIVQLSMPNRWTDIDDVILNTLGTGIGYGLSKLLKNISKTA, encoded by the coding sequence ATGTTTAAGCGTAATGTAATTAATGCTTTATTTTTAGGTTCAATTCTATTTATTATTGGTTTAACGATGTTTCCAGAAGCTTCATTGGGTATCGGTGTAGACCAAGGGGGCATTAATCTTGTGCCCTTTTATACAATTGGAGATTTATTACTTCATCGCTCTTTTGGCGATTTTATAATAAATAATATGGGGAATATTATTTTGTTTGTCCCTTTTGGTATCTTGTTACCCTTTAAATTCAATAGTGTAAGTAGTTTTTCAAAAGCGTGCCTAATAGGAATGGTATTTTCATTGCTGATTGAAATTGTTCAATTGTCCATGCCTAATAGGTGGACTGATATAGATGACGTTATTTTAAATACTTTAGGAACGGGGATCGGTTACGGCTTATCTAAATTATTAAAAAATATTTCGAAAACAGCATAG
- a CDS encoding transglycosylase SLT domain-containing protein, whose amino-acid sequence MKVILMRVGLLTCLALGWFHGEAFAEVEQPSQCASYGEIKQKQNPSLQHVNCLLTNAALEADIPPEVVKAIATKESGATEDNRIWSQFDNEGKPRISQDGGIGLMQITNQSTYDQERLKYDVYYNIQTGVRILSDMYNRTDLPKIKGVGREIIENWYFPVMAYNGTKPVNSPLYQSTGEKNTEAYQEKVFALIEYYSFVNDSKLKLGQFPFTTEDFDYDVSQDENIKFSKKEYTLTDQLHSSTYSFKLGNKVTVTGDGVNLRSQPGTSSTISTLAKDTALVVNGDFKYDQDSGSERQFVWYPVSTLDQQSAGYISSAYLMKSYTPGKVTNVSMSTDKPSPQTEGTPVTLTATSEGSIEPEYRFYVRDEKGTLTMLQEYGSSNKVTWTPKSKGTYTLIVHAKDKSKSGANSYYEARTERTYQVEAGKVTNVSMSTDKASPQTEGTSVTLTATSEGSSDPEYRFYVRDGKGTLTTLQEYGSSNKVTWIPQSKGTYTLIAHAKDKSRSGANSYYEARTEKTYQVEAGKVTEVSMSTDKASPQTEGTSVTLTAISEGSIEPEYRFYVRDEKGTLTMLQEYGSSNKVTWIPQSEGTYTLIVHAKDKSNSGANSYYEARMDTSYVIN is encoded by the coding sequence ATGAAAGTAATTTTAATGAGAGTGGGTTTATTAACCTGCTTAGCACTAGGCTGGTTTCATGGAGAGGCATTTGCAGAAGTTGAACAACCCTCTCAATGTGCCTCATACGGTGAAATTAAGCAAAAACAGAATCCCTCACTGCAGCATGTAAATTGTTTATTGACGAATGCAGCTCTAGAAGCAGATATCCCACCTGAAGTTGTAAAAGCGATAGCTACAAAAGAAAGCGGGGCAACAGAAGATAATCGTATTTGGAGTCAATTCGACAACGAAGGTAAACCTAGAATTTCTCAAGACGGTGGAATTGGGCTTATGCAAATTACAAATCAGTCAACCTACGATCAAGAGAGGTTAAAATACGATGTTTATTATAATATTCAGACAGGTGTTCGGATACTTAGTGATATGTACAATCGGACTGATCTTCCTAAAATAAAAGGAGTGGGAAGAGAAATAATTGAAAATTGGTATTTTCCAGTGATGGCTTACAATGGAACCAAGCCAGTAAATAGTCCTCTTTATCAATCTACTGGTGAAAAAAATACGGAAGCATACCAAGAAAAAGTTTTTGCTTTAATAGAATACTACAGTTTTGTAAATGATTCTAAACTTAAGCTAGGACAGTTTCCTTTTACTACAGAAGACTTTGATTACGATGTATCTCAAGATGAAAATATCAAATTTTCAAAAAAAGAGTATACTTTAACTGATCAGTTGCATTCGTCAACCTACTCTTTTAAATTGGGTAATAAAGTAACGGTAACAGGTGATGGCGTGAATTTAAGGTCGCAGCCAGGAACCTCTTCAACTATTAGTACGTTAGCTAAAGATACAGCCTTGGTTGTTAATGGAGACTTTAAATATGATCAAGATTCAGGAAGTGAAAGGCAATTTGTATGGTATCCTGTCAGTACGTTAGATCAGCAATCAGCGGGATATATTTCATCAGCCTACCTTATGAAAAGTTATACACCAGGAAAAGTTACGAATGTGAGTATGAGTACAGATAAGCCAAGCCCCCAAACAGAAGGAACGCCTGTCACACTCACAGCAACATCTGAAGGAAGCATCGAACCGGAATATCGGTTTTATGTGAGAGACGAGAAAGGAACTCTTACAATGCTGCAAGAGTACGGATCAAGTAATAAAGTAACGTGGACCCCCAAAAGCAAAGGAACGTATACCTTAATTGTACACGCAAAAGACAAGAGTAAATCAGGTGCAAATAGTTACTATGAAGCACGCACAGAGAGGACTTATCAAGTAGAAGCAGGGAAAGTTACGAATGTGAGTATGAGTACAGATAAGGCAAGCCCTCAAACAGAAGGAACATCTGTAACACTGACAGCAACGTCCGAAGGAAGCAGCGATCCGGAATACCGGTTTTACGTAAGAGATGGAAAAGGAACTCTTACCACGCTGCAAGAGTACGGATCAAGTAATAAAGTAACGTGGATCCCTCAAAGCAAAGGAACGTATACCTTAATTGCGCATGCAAAGGATAAGAGTAGATCAGGTGCAAATAGTTACTATGAAGCACGCACAGAGAAGACTTATCAAGTAGAAGCAGGAAAAGTTACGGAAGTGAGTATGAGTACAGACAAGGCAAGCCCTCAAACAGAAGGAACATCTGTAACACTGACAGCAATATCTGAAGGAAGCATCGAACCGGAATATCGGTTTTATGTGAGAGACGAGAAAGGAACTCTTACAATGCTGCAAGAGTATGGATCAAGTAATAAAGTAACGTGGATTCCTCAAAGCGAAGGGACGTATACCTTAATTGTGCATGCGAAAGACAAGAGTAATTCAGGAGCAAATAGTTATTATGAAGCTAGAATGGATACCTCTTATGTTATAAACTAA